The Arachis hypogaea cultivar Tifrunner chromosome 16, arahy.Tifrunner.gnm2.J5K5, whole genome shotgun sequence genome contains a region encoding:
- the LOC140180322 gene encoding uncharacterized protein, which yields MVERTLRVCRFESWRIVSPIGVAGGLVLAWKEGVKVQIVSEKEYYIAVTVKDLSNRLNWGLIGVYLNTNEQVRAGQFHELSATIQKMQNEMIVMGDFNTIASQEEKRGGGLKSWSSISDFNNFIDGSSLMDLGMVGRNFTWSNKRRGEEQILERLDRILVSNSWLHMFPTNTVTRMQENGSDHALLLLDTSLQVERSKRRFKFQQRWCGVEAVRGVITEAWNSYVEGSAMFVLAQKLKLCRHRLVQWQKTSKSNSKAEIEEILKKIEELRETGINGGIEVEELENMLENAYGREESYWKEKSRIKWLKEGDKNTKFVHQSFQSRVRRNKIWKLERNDRSFATSRADIALVAEDYFRDIFSSTNSTDPEGEFEDFLPKVSLAMNRRLLRPVSLDEVKRLCLVCTLKVHPVMMGSQQSSSITTGTLWLGMCFER from the coding sequence ATGGTGGAAAGGACGCTACGGGTATGCAGGTTTGAGTCTTGGAGAATTGTGAGCCCGATTGGGGTAGCGGGAGGTTTAGTCTTGGCTTGGAAGGAAGGGGTGAAAGTGCAAATCGTCTCAGAGAAAGAGTACTACATTGCTGTCACGGTCAAAGACTTGTCTAATAGACTGAATTGGGGTTTAATTGGTGTTTATCTTAACACAAATGAACAAGTTAGGGCTGGTCAATTCCATGAGCTGTCAGCTACTATACAGAAAATGCAAAATGAAATGATTGTGATGGgagatttcaataccattgctaGTCAGGAGGAGAAAAGGGGTGGAGGGTTGAAATCTTGGTCCTCTATTTCAGATTTTAATAACTTTATTGATGGAAGTAGCTTGATGGATCTTGGTATGGTGGGTAGGAATTTCACTTGGTCCAATAAAAGGAGAGGAGAAGAGCAGATTTTAGAAAGACTAGACCGTATTTTGGTAAGCAACAGCTGGCTGCACATGTTTCCTACTAATACAGTGACTAGGATGCAGGAAAATGGATCTGATCATGCCCTTTTATTATTGGATACCAGTCTTCAAGTTGAGAGATCTAAACGCAGGTTTAAGTTCCAACAGAGGTGGTGTGGGGTCGAGGCGGTTAGAGGGGTTATTACCGAGGCATGGAACTCCTATGTTGAAGGTTCAGCGATGTTTGTTTTAGCTCAAAAACTGAAACTCTGCAGACATCGTCTTGTGCAATGGCAGAAAACATCCAAATCCAACTCTAAAGCTGAAATAGAGGAGATTCTCAAAAAAATAGAAGAGCTTAGAGAGACAGGAATTAATGGAGGAATTGAGGTTGAGGAGCTGGAAAACATGCTGGAGAACGCTTATGGTAGGGAGGAGAGCTACTGGAAAGAGAAGTCTCGGATAAAATGGCTGAAGGAAGGGGATAAGAACACTAAATTCGTCCACCAATCATTTCAATCCCGGGTTCGGCGTAATAAAATCTGGAAATTGGAACGGAATGATCGGAGCTTTGCTACCTCTCGAGCTGATATAGCCTTAGTTGCAGAAGACTATTTTAGAGATATATTTTCTTCTACCAACTCAACTGATCCGGAGGGGGAATTTGAAGACTTTCTTCCCAAAGTTTCTTTAGCCATGAATAGAAGATTACTACGGCCAGTTTCTCTAGATGAAGTCAAACGGCTGTGTTTAGTGTGCACTCTGAAAGTGCACCCGGTGATGATGGGTTCACAGCAAAGTTCTTCCATTACTACTGGAACATTGTGGCTGGGGATGTGTTTCGAGCGGTGA